The DNA segment TTTTTGAAGTGATTTCCACAATTTGAAAGGAtctcaaaaaagtttaaagatttcaggggattcttaaaaattccaaggagtcTTTCATGTCTTTATAAAATACCAagggatttccaaaaaatttacaaaatataaaaagttttagggaatttgaaaagattgcgaggcattttttattttttttccgtaATTTAAAGGCAGTTCAagccttttaaatatttgaggatattttcaaagattcatagaaatttttaattgattgccataatttgaagcgatttaaaaaatagttcaagattttaggggatttttaaaaattccaaggagcCTTTCCTGTCTTTAAAAAATGccatgggatttcaaaagatttgacagaaaatgcaaaatttaagtgaattttaaaaaattatgaggtattttcaaaagctttgaaaaattgcaagcaatttcaaaagattgatgaGTATCCggtatattttaaggaatttttacaCATTCCAcgaagtttttaattgttttcgatAAGTTTAAAGAatcacaagaaaattatttaaactaatttccaTGAAGTACAATATTATAAATACATGATGAAATGTACAATTCTTTGATTCTAATTCCAATTCGAATTTTTCAGTTAACGTTCCTATCTGACATTTGATTTCTGTTTTTTGCGGTTTCAGTGGAAAGGAAAACCAAACCTACGAAGGCATGAAATAGATCATTTTCAGATGGATTTTGTTGacagttttgtttttattttcagatagACAAGGAGGCTTaattaattctagaaaaaataaaaaagtattttgagaaaGGTTATAGTTACAAAACTATTCttcatttattaattgaaaaatacgatATACCCATTTCACCAACGAGTTTTTCAAGGATTATGAGTGCtgcaaatttcaatagaaaaaattttattgaaagccCGACAGAGGAAATCGTTATGGCTATTCTATTGCAACAGGAAGGAAGCGGCGACAATTTAGGCTATAGGTCTACGTGGCAGAAACTTAGAAAAGTGTACAAATTGACCGTGAAGCAAAAGACAGTAATGGAGTTGTTAAGAAAAATTGATCCTGAAGGAGTTGAAGCACGTTGTCGATACAAAATGAAACAAAGAACGTATAATGTTCCGGGCCCAAATTATTTGTGGCATGCTGACAATCACGACAAGCTGAAACGGTTTGGATTTGCTATTTATAGCTGTATAGATGTGTTTTCGAAGATAGTTTTATGGATACATGTTTCTAAATCTAACAATGATCCAAAAATAACAGGGCACTATTACTTGGAGGCAATCCAAAACTTTGGATTGTTGCCTACCTTAATAAGAACTGATCACGGCACAGAAGCAACACTCATGGAAGATTGTCAAATAGCTTTACGGTATAAACATACCGATCCAAATGCTGGTCTTAACAGTTTCATCAAAGGAAAAAGTACGCGTAACCAAAGGATATAATCTTATTGGTGCCAGTTTCGTCAACACATTGGTGATTTTTACATTACTCTATTTAAAAGAATGGAATATGAACAGTTACTTGATATCGGCAACCAAATGCATATAGAATGTTTGCGATATTGTTTTGACAGCATAATTCAGAAGGATATCCTTATTACAAGAAAAGAGTGGAATGAACATATGAGCATAGAATACGCAAACAAAATAACGGAAATGTTTTAAGCGATATACCTGACGAATTGTAATAATGGCCAGAAAGGTTTGGA comes from the Belonocnema kinseyi isolate 2016_QV_RU_SX_M_011 chromosome 6, B_treatae_v1, whole genome shotgun sequence genome and includes:
- the LOC117174370 gene encoding uncharacterized protein LOC117174370 isoform X2: MSAANFNRKNFIESPTEEIVMAILLQQEGSGDNLGYRSTWQKLRKVYKLTVKQKTVMELLRKIDPEGVEARCRYKMKQRTYNVPGPNYLWHADNHDKLKRALLLGGNPKLWIVAYLNKN
- the LOC117174370 gene encoding uncharacterized protein LOC117174370 isoform X1; the protein is MSAANFNRKNFIESPTEEIVMAILLQQEGSGDNLGYRSTWQKLRKVYKLTVKQKTVMELLRKIDPEGVEARCRYKMKQRTYNVPGPNYLWHADNHDKLKRFGFAIYSCIDVFSKIVLWIHVSKSNNDPKITGHYYLEAIQNFGLLPTLIRTDHGTEATLMEDCQIALRYKHTDPNAGLNSFIKGKSTRNQRI